One segment of Bradyrhizobium sp. WD16 DNA contains the following:
- a CDS encoding ImmA/IrrE family metallo-endopeptidase — MKLGVPGFLPGRLAEALDARDLSQVSLAQLMGRSSSASISRWLRGEQAPEPLGLTELSRALNLPTAYFLAPQPQHGDFPFFYRSMAAATKAARRKAAARMRWGQDISLTVQNAVDIPKCNVPDFVGDRDFRTISDKMIEDIALRCRHFWGLGDGPISDLHQLLENNGIVIIHDELEAATMDGVSSWSGVDGRAYIYVAIDKPSAVRVRFNAAHELGHILLHRHVDRTTLTKAEEFKLIEHQAHLFAAAFLLPANSFAGELTSPTLSAFHALKERWKVAIGAMIKRCDTLGITKGEYTLRLWKHYSARGWRTCEPLDDILQFEEPRILSRSIRLLADQGGWSLQQIRDALPFDTASIERLACLPSGYLSAAAAPVVEMPRLKGTSVSVGEPAQVISFPAKR; from the coding sequence ATGAAATTGGGAGTACCAGGCTTTCTTCCTGGCCGTTTGGCAGAAGCGCTCGACGCACGCGATCTGTCACAAGTATCTCTTGCACAATTGATGGGCCGTAGCAGCAGCGCGAGCATTTCGCGCTGGTTGCGCGGCGAGCAAGCCCCCGAACCCCTTGGCCTGACGGAGCTGAGCCGCGCCCTCAATTTGCCAACCGCCTATTTCCTCGCGCCGCAGCCTCAGCACGGAGATTTCCCGTTTTTCTATCGGTCCATGGCGGCTGCGACCAAGGCCGCTCGCCGCAAAGCCGCGGCGCGCATGCGCTGGGGACAGGACATCAGCCTTACCGTGCAGAACGCCGTCGACATCCCAAAATGCAACGTTCCGGACTTTGTCGGCGATCGTGATTTTCGCACGATCAGCGACAAGATGATCGAAGATATTGCCCTACGCTGCCGCCACTTTTGGGGCCTCGGCGACGGGCCGATTTCCGACCTGCACCAATTGCTCGAGAACAATGGAATCGTCATTATTCACGACGAGCTCGAAGCAGCAACGATGGACGGCGTGTCGTCCTGGTCGGGTGTCGACGGTCGCGCCTATATCTACGTTGCGATCGACAAGCCGTCGGCGGTGCGTGTCCGCTTCAACGCAGCGCACGAGCTCGGGCACATTTTGCTGCACCGGCACGTCGACAGAACCACCTTGACCAAGGCCGAAGAATTCAAGCTGATCGAGCACCAGGCTCACCTTTTCGCCGCGGCCTTTTTGCTGCCTGCAAACAGCTTTGCCGGCGAGTTGACGTCGCCGACGTTGTCGGCTTTTCACGCCCTGAAAGAGCGCTGGAAGGTCGCAATAGGAGCGATGATCAAGCGGTGCGACACCCTCGGCATCACGAAGGGCGAATACACCCTTCGTCTCTGGAAGCACTACAGCGCGAGAGGCTGGCGCACCTGCGAACCGCTTGACGACATACTACAATTCGAAGAACCGCGAATACTCTCCCGCTCTATCCGCCTTTTGGCAGATCAGGGCGGATGGAGCCTGCAACAGATCCGCGACGCCCTGCCGTTTGATACGGCGAGCATTGAGCGGCTGGCCTGCCTGCCGTCCGGCTACCTCTCTGCGGCGGCTGCCCCCGTAGTGGAAATGCCCCGTCTCAAAGGCACCTCGGTGTCGGTAGGCGAGCCGGCCCAGGTTATTAGTTTCCCGGCCAAACGGTAA
- a CDS encoding tyrosine-type recombinase/integrase, translating to MNALTILTSTPLPAIIDAAGERARVRFREFFTAQIRNPNTRRAYAKVAAEFAAWCELRGLRSIVQVQPLHVAAYIEFLGKRNAAPTVKQRLAAIRHLFDWLVVGEIVPLNPAASVRGPRHVVKTGKTAVLAPDEARHLLDSIDESEPIGLRDRALIGLMAYSFARVGAATAMKVEDVFVEKRRLWVRLHEKGGKEHEMPCHHTLEACLHAYIDGCGLASDPKGPLLRTISRKTKQLSRTPLPQASAYLMIERRAAAAGIMTRIGNHSFRATGITAYLKNGGTLEQAAAMANHASTRTTQLYDRRQEEFTLDEVERIQI from the coding sequence GTGAACGCCCTCACCATCCTGACCTCGACCCCGCTCCCGGCGATCATCGACGCTGCCGGCGAGCGGGCGCGCGTCCGCTTTCGCGAATTCTTCACCGCGCAGATCCGCAATCCGAACACGCGCCGCGCTTACGCGAAGGTAGCCGCCGAATTTGCCGCCTGGTGCGAGTTGCGGGGCTTGCGATCGATTGTTCAGGTGCAGCCGCTGCACGTCGCCGCCTATATCGAGTTCTTAGGCAAGCGAAACGCCGCCCCGACGGTCAAGCAGCGTCTCGCCGCGATCCGGCATCTATTCGACTGGCTTGTGGTTGGTGAGATCGTTCCGCTCAATCCGGCCGCCTCGGTGCGCGGCCCGCGCCATGTTGTGAAGACCGGCAAGACCGCTGTTCTGGCGCCCGACGAGGCTCGCCATCTGCTCGACAGCATCGACGAGAGCGAGCCAATCGGCCTACGTGACCGGGCGCTGATCGGACTTATGGCCTACAGCTTCGCGCGCGTCGGTGCAGCCACGGCGATGAAGGTTGAAGATGTGTTCGTTGAGAAGCGCCGGCTATGGGTGCGCCTTCACGAAAAAGGCGGCAAAGAGCATGAAATGCCTTGCCACCACACGCTTGAGGCCTGCCTACACGCCTATATCGACGGATGCGGCCTAGCGAGCGACCCCAAGGGGCCACTACTTCGCACGATCAGTCGCAAGACGAAGCAGCTATCGCGCACTCCCCTCCCCCAGGCTTCGGCCTACTTGATGATCGAGCGCCGCGCCGCGGCCGCCGGCATCATGACCCGGATTGGCAACCACAGCTTTCGGGCGACGGGTATCACGGCCTACCTCAAGAACGGCGGCACGTTGGAGCAAGCTGCCGCCATGGCAAATCATGCCAGTACGCGCACGACGCAGCTCTATGACCGCCGGCAAGAAGAGTTCACGCTCGATGAAGTCGAACGGATTCAGATTTAA
- a CDS encoding IS630 family transposase (programmed frameshift): protein MALSDDLRKRVVEAVVSGGLSRNAAAKRFEVSIASAVRWVKQFETTGEMSPKPTGGDRRSGRIEAHHGYLMGLIRRTPDVTLLEIQERLIRNCGEHFSSSVLWRFFDRHGVTFKKKTAHASEQQRPDVLKQRLEWFERQLDLDPEKLVFIDETGASTNLARKGGRCRRGRRLRVGVPHGHYKTVTLVAGIRLRGLVAAKTYDRPITAALFEDWVEHCLVPTLTKGDVVVMDNLSAHKGPRVKELIEAAGAELLYLPPYSPDMNPIEKAFSKLKAHLRKIAERTVAALMRALETCADIFKPAQCANYFAACGYDPP from the exons ATGGCGCTTTCCGACGATCTTCGCAAACGAGTGGTGGAGGCTGTCGTCTCGGGCGGGCTGTCGCGCAATGCGGCGGCGAAGCGTTTCGAAGTCAGCATTGCGAGCGCCGTGCGCTGGGTCAAGCAATTCGAGACGACGGGAGAAATGTCGCCGAAGCCGACTGGAGGCGATCGCCGCTCCGGCCGCATCGAAGCCCATCACGGCTATCTGATGGGTCTGATCCGGCGCACGCCGGACGTCACCCTGCTGGAGATCCAGGAACGTCTGATCAGGAATTGCGGCGAGCATTTTTCGAGTTCCGTGCTGTGGCGCTTCTTTGACCGTCATGGCGTCACGTTTA AAAAAAAGACCGCACACGCCTCGGAGCAGCAGCGGCCGGACGTCCTGAAGCAACGCCTCGAATGGTTCGAGCGACAGCTCGATCTCGATCCCGAGAAGCTCGTCTTCATCGACGAAACGGGCGCCTCGACCAATTTGGCGCGCAAAGGCGGGCGTTGCCGGCGTGGGCGGCGGCTGCGCGTCGGCGTGCCGCACGGCCATTACAAGACGGTCACGCTCGTCGCCGGCATCCGCCTTCGCGGGCTCGTGGCGGCGAAGACCTATGATCGTCCGATCACCGCCGCCCTGTTCGAGGACTGGGTGGAACACTGCCTCGTTCCTACCCTCACGAAAGGCGACGTTGTCGTCATGGACAATCTGTCCGCCCACAAGGGGCCGCGGGTCAAGGAGTTGATCGAGGCCGCGGGCGCCGAGCTGCTCTACCTCCCGCCCTATAGCCCCGACATGAACCCGATCGAGAAGGCGTTTTCCAAGCTGAAAGCGCATTTGCGCAAAATCGCCGAGCGAACTGTCGCCGCCCTGATGCGCGCCCTCGAAACCTGCGCCGACATCTTCAAGCCCGCCCAATGCGCAAACTACTTCGCTGCATGCGGATATGATCCACCTTGA
- a CDS encoding phasin, whose amino-acid sequence MPMTTNPLFDGFKDAFAFKAVPNLEVPEAAREFVKRSVSTAKERAAEIQTGAEKVTGVVESAVSGSFAEAAKVTRNIQQAIFEDAEAFFSGLDKLASATSLTEAVQIQSDLLRSRGEVAVARAKSATEYVGKLITDTAKTAQENIAQVIDTTRKVA is encoded by the coding sequence ATGCCCATGACCACCAATCCACTGTTCGACGGCTTCAAGGATGCTTTCGCCTTCAAGGCCGTGCCCAATCTCGAAGTGCCGGAAGCGGCGCGGGAATTCGTCAAGCGCAGCGTCTCCACCGCCAAGGAGCGCGCGGCTGAGATCCAGACCGGCGCCGAGAAGGTGACCGGTGTCGTCGAGAGCGCCGTGTCGGGCTCGTTCGCCGAGGCTGCCAAGGTGACCCGCAACATCCAGCAGGCGATTTTCGAGGATGCCGAAGCCTTCTTCAGCGGCCTCGACAAGCTGGCCTCCGCCACCTCGCTGACCGAGGCGGTTCAGATCCAGTCCGACCTGCTGCGCTCGCGCGGCGAAGTCGCCGTCGCCCGTGCCAAGTCGGCGACCGAATATGTCGGCAAGCTGATCACCGACACCGCCAAGACCGCCCAGGAGAACATCGCCCAGGTCATCGACACGACCCGCAAGGTCGCCTGA
- a CDS encoding alpha/beta fold hydrolase codes for MAFIRVNGLHLAYDERGAASAPAVLLIMGLGTQMIFWPDVFCDRLAAAGFRVIRFDNRDSGLSTKLRHGGKIRLSGLLLNAFLGRPLKVPYTLEDMADDAVGMLDALHLRSAHIVGVSMGGMIAQLIAAHHPQRVRSLTSMMSSSGDPRLPRPKSRVNAVMFGRRPKPTDRDGLIRYGMKLYRTIGSPAYPTPAPVLRKMVETGLDRAYDPAATMRQFAAVIANGSRVELLKTIRSPTLVIHGADDPLVPAAAGRDTARHIPGAALKIIPGMGHDFPTELMPGLADTIAAHCLAADRARRARRRSGRAAGSVPDHITI; via the coding sequence ATGGCCTTCATTCGCGTCAACGGGCTGCATCTGGCGTATGACGAGCGCGGCGCGGCGTCCGCGCCGGCGGTGCTCCTGATCATGGGCCTCGGCACCCAGATGATCTTCTGGCCCGATGTCTTCTGCGATCGTCTCGCGGCGGCGGGCTTCCGCGTCATCCGTTTCGACAACCGCGACAGCGGGCTGTCCACCAAGCTCCGCCACGGCGGCAAGATCCGCCTGAGCGGCCTGTTGCTCAACGCCTTCCTCGGCCGTCCGCTGAAGGTGCCCTATACGCTCGAGGACATGGCGGATGATGCCGTCGGCATGCTCGATGCGCTCCACCTGCGCAGCGCCCACATCGTCGGCGTCTCGATGGGCGGCATGATCGCGCAGCTGATCGCGGCTCACCATCCGCAGCGCGTGCGCAGCCTGACCTCGATGATGTCGTCGAGCGGCGATCCCAGACTGCCGCGGCCCAAGTCGCGGGTGAATGCGGTGATGTTCGGCCGCCGGCCGAAGCCGACCGACCGCGACGGCCTGATCCGCTACGGCATGAAGCTCTATCGCACCATCGGCAGTCCGGCCTATCCGACCCCGGCGCCGGTGCTGCGCAAGATGGTCGAGACCGGGCTCGACCGCGCCTATGACCCCGCCGCCACCATGCGGCAGTTCGCGGCGGTGATCGCCAACGGCAGCCGGGTCGAACTGCTCAAGACCATCAGGTCGCCGACCCTGGTCATCCATGGCGCCGACGATCCGCTGGTGCCGGCCGCCGCGGGGCGGGATACCGCCCGGCACATTCCCGGCGCGGCGCTGAAGATCATCCCCGGCATGGGGCACGACTTCCCCACGGAGCTGATGCCGGGCCTCGCCGACACCATCGCCGCCCACTGCCTCGCCGCCGATCGGGCCCGGCGGGCCCGGCGCCGGTCCGGACGGGCCGCCGGCTCTGTTCCTGATCACATAACTATCTGA
- a CDS encoding SDR family oxidoreductase: MKIEQLFSVRGKIALVTGGSRGLGEMIARGYVENGAKVYITARKAEACDALARELSRSGECIAIPADLSRMEEIDRLADELGRREQRLDILINNAGASWGASFGEFPESGWDKVMDLNVKSVFFLTQRLLPLLEAAGSAQDYARVINIGSIEGIRTSHLETYSYAASKAGVNHLTRMMAKFLAPRHIAVNGIAPGYFPSKMTAGIAEADAREVLAGTPMKRMGGPDDMAGVALYLASKASAFTCGAVIPVDGGLATTA, encoded by the coding sequence ATGAAGATCGAGCAGCTGTTTTCCGTGCGCGGCAAGATCGCGCTGGTCACCGGCGGCAGTCGCGGTCTCGGCGAGATGATCGCCCGCGGCTATGTCGAGAACGGCGCCAAGGTCTACATCACCGCCCGCAAGGCCGAGGCCTGCGACGCGCTGGCGCGCGAGCTGTCGCGGTCCGGCGAATGCATCGCCATTCCCGCCGACCTGTCGCGGATGGAGGAGATCGACCGTCTCGCCGACGAACTTGGCCGGCGCGAGCAGCGCCTCGACATCCTCATCAACAATGCCGGCGCGAGCTGGGGCGCCAGCTTCGGCGAATTCCCCGAGAGCGGCTGGGACAAGGTCATGGACCTCAACGTCAAGTCGGTGTTCTTCCTGACCCAGCGCCTGCTGCCGCTGCTCGAGGCCGCCGGCAGCGCGCAGGACTATGCGCGTGTCATCAATATCGGCTCGATCGAGGGCATCCGCACCTCGCATCTCGAAACCTATTCCTACGCCGCCTCCAAGGCCGGGGTGAATCACCTGACGCGCATGATGGCGAAATTCCTGGCGCCGAGGCACATCGCGGTGAACGGCATCGCGCCGGGCTATTTTCCCTCGAAGATGACCGCCGGCATCGCCGAGGCCGACGCCCGTGAGGTGCTCGCGGGGACGCCGATGAAGCGCATGGGCGGCCCCGACGACATGGCCGGCGTCGCGCTCTATCTCGCCTCGAAGGCCAGCGCCTTCACCTGCGGCGCGGTGATCCCGGTCGACGGCGGCCTTGCCACCACCGCCTGA
- a CDS encoding glutathione peroxidase, producing the protein MTSVYDFTAATLGGGDLPLASLSGQVLLVVNTASKCGFTPQYQGLEALYRSYRDRGFAVLGFPCNQFGGQEPGTAQEIASFCTTEYDVTFPMFARIEVNGARAHPLYEFLKREKPGLLGSEAIKWNFTKFLIDRSGQVASRHAPTTAPQALARGIEALL; encoded by the coding sequence GTGACGAGTGTCTATGATTTCACCGCTGCAACTCTGGGGGGCGGAGACCTGCCGCTCGCCAGCCTCAGCGGTCAGGTCCTCCTCGTCGTCAACACCGCCAGCAAATGCGGCTTCACCCCGCAATATCAGGGGCTCGAAGCGCTCTACCGCAGCTATCGCGACCGCGGCTTCGCCGTGCTCGGCTTCCCCTGCAACCAGTTCGGCGGCCAGGAGCCCGGCACCGCGCAGGAGATCGCGAGCTTCTGCACGACGGAATACGACGTCACTTTTCCGATGTTCGCCAGGATCGAGGTCAATGGCGCGCGGGCGCATCCGCTCTACGAGTTTCTCAAGCGCGAAAAGCCGGGGCTGCTCGGCTCGGAGGCGATCAAGTGGAATTTCACCAAGTTCCTGATCGACCGCAGCGGCCAGGTCGCCAGCCGCCACGCGCCGACCACGGCGCCGCAGGCGCTGGCCCGCGGCATCGAGGCGTTGCTCTAG
- a CDS encoding dihydrodipicolinate synthase family protein, whose amino-acid sequence MASNFHGVFPYLPSPINAEGVIRTEVLGRLCDDLIRAGVHGLTPLGSTGEFAYLDFAQRSAVVRATIEAAAGRVPVVAGVAATTIAGALAQAKAWQAHGADGILAVLEAYFPLGDAQIEAYFRAIADAVDVPVVIYTNPQFQRADLTLDVISRLATHPRIRYIKDASTNTGRLLSIINRCGDELQVFAASAHIPAAVMLIGGVGWMAGPACIIPRQSVKLYRLCRAGDWNEALALQRRLWRVNEAFARYNLAACIKAGLSLQGHDVGDPLPPQAPLGAAERAVIAALLDELKDA is encoded by the coding sequence ATGGCTTCGAATTTCCACGGCGTTTTTCCCTATCTGCCGTCGCCGATCAACGCCGAGGGCGTGATCCGCACCGAGGTGCTGGGCCGGCTGTGCGACGACCTGATCAGGGCCGGCGTCCATGGTTTGACCCCGCTCGGCTCGACCGGCGAATTCGCCTATCTCGATTTCGCCCAGCGCAGCGCCGTGGTGCGGGCGACCATCGAGGCCGCGGCCGGCCGCGTGCCGGTGGTGGCGGGCGTCGCCGCCACCACCATCGCCGGTGCGCTCGCCCAGGCGAAGGCCTGGCAGGCCCATGGCGCCGACGGCATCCTCGCGGTGCTCGAGGCCTATTTCCCGCTCGGCGACGCCCAGATCGAAGCCTATTTCCGGGCGATCGCCGACGCGGTCGACGTTCCGGTGGTGATCTACACCAATCCGCAGTTCCAGCGCGCCGATCTCACCCTCGACGTCATCAGCCGCCTCGCCACGCACCCGCGCATCCGCTACATCAAGGATGCCTCCACCAATACCGGCCGGCTGCTCTCGATCATCAACCGCTGCGGCGACGAGCTGCAGGTGTTCGCGGCCTCGGCCCACATCCCCGCCGCGGTGATGCTGATCGGCGGCGTCGGCTGGATGGCGGGGCCGGCCTGCATCATCCCGCGCCAGAGCGTGAAGCTCTATCGGCTGTGCCGCGCCGGCGACTGGAACGAGGCGCTCGCCCTGCAGCGCCGGCTGTGGCGGGTCAACGAGGCCTTCGCCAGGTACAACCTCGCCGCCTGCATCAAGGCCGGCCTGTCGCTCCAGGGCCATGACGTCGGCGATCCGCTGCCGCCCCAGGCGCCGCTCGGAGCCGCCGAGCGCGCGGTGATTGCGGCCCTGCTGGACGAGCTCAAGGACGCGTGA
- the ppc gene encoding phosphoenolpyruvate carboxylase, translating to MAADDARPPELDDVLLRNDIRQLGRILGDTVRDQEGEAVFDLVERIRQTSVRFHRDEDQAARDELDAIFGGMSVAETVRIVRAFSYFSHLANIAEDQDHIRRNRARAGADERGTLADVLSRSRQAAVDAPALRRFFAGALISPVLTAHPTEVRRKSTIDREMEIAALLDLRGRTRLTADELADIDEQLGRAVLTLWQTNLLRRTKLTVLDEVANGLSFYDYTFLRELPRLYGALEDQLAAEDACADDELASFLRIGSWIGGDRDGNPFVTATVFRDTLRLQSIRILRFYLSELHQLGGELSLAGQFITLSDPMRALVEQSPDTSPHRKREPYRLAISGLYARLAATAAVLDGVAADRRPVGEAAPYADAAAFRADLETIHRSLCDNHVAVIARGRLRRLRRAVDCFGFHLASLDIRQNSAVHERSIAELFAAAGVEGGYGDLDEEARLALLARELTSPRPLLSPFRDYSEETRSELEVLRAVAEGKRRFGEAAVNQCIVSMTKGASDLLEIAVLLKEAGLVDPDGTSRVNIVPLFETIDDLRHCAAIMDRLLSLPAYRRLVDSRGSVQEVMLGYSDSNKDGGFITSGWELYKAEIGLLDVFARQGVRLRLFHGRGGSVGRGGGPSFDAILAQPGGAVNGQIRITEQGEIIFSKYSNPEVGRRNLEVMVAATLEASLLQPQHAAPREAYLEAMEELSALAFAAYRDLVYETDGFEEYFWQSTVISEIATLNIGSRPASRKKTRRIEDLRAIPWVFSWAQCRLMLPGWYGFASAVDGWVKRHPDQGIAFLRELYREWPFFRTLLSNMDMVLSKSSIAVASRYAELVNDVELRERVFQRIRAEWQGATGALLEITGQERLLQSNPVLERSIRNRFPYLDPLNHMQVELLRAHRAHSTDEQVLRGIQLTINGVSAGLRNSG from the coding sequence ATGGCGGCGGACGATGCCAGGCCGCCGGAACTCGACGACGTCCTGCTGCGCAACGACATCCGGCAGCTCGGGCGCATTCTCGGCGACACCGTGCGCGACCAGGAGGGCGAGGCGGTGTTCGACCTCGTCGAGCGCATCCGCCAGACCTCGGTCAGGTTCCACCGCGACGAGGATCAGGCCGCCCGCGACGAACTCGATGCGATCTTCGGCGGCATGTCGGTGGCCGAAACCGTGCGCATCGTCCGCGCCTTCAGCTATTTCTCGCATCTCGCCAACATCGCCGAGGACCAGGATCACATCCGCCGCAACCGTGCCCGCGCCGGCGCCGACGAGCGCGGCACGCTGGCCGATGTGCTGAGCCGCAGCCGGCAAGCGGCCGTCGACGCGCCGGCGCTGCGGCGCTTCTTCGCCGGCGCCCTGATCAGCCCGGTGCTCACCGCCCATCCGACCGAAGTCCGGCGCAAGAGCACCATCGACCGCGAGATGGAGATCGCCGCGCTGCTCGACCTGCGTGGGCGCACCCGCCTCACCGCCGACGAGCTCGCCGACATCGACGAGCAACTGGGCCGCGCCGTCCTCACCTTGTGGCAGACCAACCTGTTGCGGCGGACCAAGTTGACGGTGCTCGACGAAGTCGCCAACGGCCTGTCGTTCTACGACTATACCTTCCTGCGCGAACTGCCGCGGCTGTATGGCGCGCTGGAGGATCAGCTCGCTGCCGAGGACGCCTGCGCCGACGACGAACTCGCCTCCTTCCTGCGCATCGGCAGCTGGATCGGCGGCGACCGCGACGGCAATCCCTTCGTCACCGCGACGGTGTTTCGCGATACGCTGCGGCTGCAGAGCATCCGGATCCTGCGCTTCTATCTGTCCGAGCTGCATCAGCTCGGCGGCGAACTGTCCCTGGCCGGCCAGTTCATCACCCTGTCCGATCCGATGCGGGCGCTGGTGGAGCAATCGCCCGACACCTCGCCACACCGCAAGCGCGAGCCCTATCGGCTGGCGATCTCCGGCCTTTATGCCCGCCTCGCCGCCACCGCGGCCGTTCTCGACGGCGTCGCCGCGGACCGGCGGCCGGTCGGCGAGGCCGCGCCCTATGCCGACGCCGCGGCCTTCCGCGCCGACCTCGAAACCATCCACCGCTCGCTCTGCGACAACCACGTCGCGGTGATCGCCCGCGGCCGCCTGCGGCGGCTGCGCCGGGCGGTGGACTGCTTCGGCTTCCACCTCGCCAGCCTCGATATCCGGCAGAACTCGGCGGTGCACGAGCGCAGCATCGCCGAGCTATTTGCCGCCGCCGGCGTCGAGGGGGGCTATGGCGACCTCGACGAGGAGGCGCGTCTCGCGCTGCTCGCCCGCGAGCTCACTTCGCCGCGGCCGCTGCTTTCGCCGTTCCGCGACTACAGCGAGGAGACCCGCAGCGAACTCGAGGTGCTCCGCGCGGTCGCCGAGGGCAAGCGCCGGTTCGGCGAAGCCGCCGTCAATCAGTGCATCGTCTCGATGACCAAGGGGGCCTCGGACCTGCTGGAAATCGCGGTGCTGCTCAAGGAAGCCGGCCTCGTCGATCCGGACGGGACGAGCCGCGTCAACATCGTGCCGCTGTTCGAGACCATCGACGACCTGCGCCACTGCGCCGCGATCATGGATCGCCTGCTGTCGCTGCCGGCCTATCGCCGCCTCGTCGACAGCCGCGGCTCGGTGCAGGAGGTGATGCTCGGCTATTCCGACAGCAACAAGGACGGCGGCTTCATCACCTCGGGCTGGGAGCTCTACAAGGCCGAGATCGGCCTGCTCGACGTGTTCGCGCGCCAGGGCGTGCGCCTGCGCCTGTTCCACGGCCGCGGCGGCTCGGTCGGCCGCGGCGGCGGGCCGAGCTTCGACGCCATCCTCGCCCAGCCCGGCGGCGCCGTGAACGGCCAGATCCGGATTACCGAGCAGGGCGAGATCATCTTCAGCAAATATTCCAATCCGGAGGTCGGCCGGCGCAACCTCGAGGTCATGGTGGCGGCGACGCTGGAGGCGAGCCTGCTGCAGCCGCAGCATGCGGCGCCGCGCGAGGCCTATCTCGAGGCCATGGAGGAGCTGTCGGCGCTGGCGTTCGCCGCCTATCGCGACCTCGTCTACGAGACCGACGGCTTCGAGGAATATTTCTGGCAGTCGACGGTGATCTCGGAGATCGCCACCCTCAACATCGGCAGCCGGCCGGCGTCGCGCAAGAAGACGCGCCGCATCGAGGATCTGCGCGCCATCCCCTGGGTGTTCAGCTGGGCGCAGTGCCGGCTGATGCTGCCGGGCTGGTACGGCTTCGCCAGCGCGGTGGACGGCTGGGTCAAGCGCCACCCCGACCAGGGCATCGCCTTCCTGCGCGAGCTCTATCGCGAATGGCCGTTCTTCCGCACCCTGCTGTCGAACATGGACATGGTGCTGTCCAAGAGCAGCATCGCCGTCGCCTCGCGCTATGCCGAGCTCGTCAACGACGTCGAGCTGCGCGAACGCGTGTTCCAGCGGATTCGCGCCGAATGGCAGGGCGCGACCGGCGCGCTGCTCGAGATCACCGGCCAGGAGCGGCTGTTGCAGTCCAACCCGGTGCTGGAGCGCTCGATCCGCAACCGCTTCCCCTATCTCGATCCGCTCAACCACATGCAGGTCGAGCTGCTCAGGGCTCATCGCGCCCATTCCACCGACGAACAGGTGCTGCGCGGCATCCAGCTCACCATCAACGGCGTCTCGGCCGGCCTGCGCAACAGCGGCTGA